The Bacteroides fragilis NCTC 9343 genome includes the window CCGGACTCCTTCCGGAAAAACAGCCAAAGGGCTTAATGCTATGCAAGGTAATAATAGTGCCGGTATAGACAACAGTTGGGCGCGGCCTGATGGCAGAACGATAAGATGTGTTAAACGATAAATGGTATATTCTATGAAACAGGTATTAGAATGTTGTTTGCTTTCATTAAGTCTATTCCTCTTTTTCTCTTGCGGGAAGGAGGAAGAAGGACCTATCCCAACCGATAGACAAGTGCCTATCGGGGTTATGGAAGCTTCTTTGAGTACGAGAGTGTCCACACGCGGAGTCATCAATACTGATATTTATAAATTGGGTATTTTCCGTACGAACGCTAATGGATATCCACCTCAGTATGATGCTCCCTATAGTTACGACGGTGCAGCCGGTTGGACGGCTACTACAGAAATACTGGTGGATCACCGTTCGGCGAGCCTGTACGCATATTATCCTTATCAGTCTGTATCATTTGCCGATAACACTACGAAGGCGATTTTGGTTGCCCAAATTTATGATGCAGCTAAAGATATGTGTTACGGTAGCGCTACGTCTGCAGATGGATCAGGCATGATAAATAATGATCATAAAGGAGTGCGATTTATTGATATGAAACATGCGTATGCCCGATTGAAACTTACATTTGTCCGGGGGACGAATGTGATGTCAGGCCGTAAATGTAAAATCGAAAACATAGTGTTGAAGAATAATTCAACCAATTTTTATCTTCAGCGGCAAGTCGATATAACTACCGGCACGATTACCGAAGGGACCCCTGCGGCGGAGGGATATGTACACAATCCGAATGTAGAAATTGCATCCGGGAACCAAGTTTATGAATATTTACTTCCTCCGCAATCTTTGACTGATAATAAATTGACCATTTCGGTAACGGTAGATGGTGAAGTCCGTACGGTCACGGTTACTGCGTTTGGCGGTACATTGAATGCAGGAGGATACTATCATGTTACATTGACAATCAATGA containing:
- a CDS encoding fimbrillin family protein; translated protein: MKQVLECCLLSLSLFLFFSCGKEEEGPIPTDRQVPIGVMEASLSTRVSTRGVINTDIYKLGIFRTNANGYPPQYDAPYSYDGAAGWTATTEILVDHRSASLYAYYPYQSVSFADNTTKAILVAQIYDAAKDMCYGSATSADGSGMINNDHKGVRFIDMKHAYARLKLTFVRGTNVMSGRKCKIENIVLKNNSTNFYLQRQVDITTGTITEGTPAAEGYVHNPNVEIASGNQVYEYLLPPQSLTDNKLTISVTVDGEVRTVTVTAFGGTLNAGGYYHVTLTINDVQIVPSAGVTDNGYTSGDDPKNPIQNNTPSVV